GTAAGGCGAAGAAACCGGAATCTCTTCGAGCTTGATACCACCAAGACCCCCGTCGATCTGGCGGGCGCGCAGTTCCGTATTGACCTCAAAGCGGATGGGGATCGACGCATAGGTTGACAATTGTTCCGGGCCGATCGAAAGAATCTCTTCCTTCATAAGGTTTTACTCTCTTGGCTTTCCATTTTTGTTTATCAGCGCTTTGAAACTTTCAGGTATCCCGACAACACAATTCTTCTTGTAGTCGAAAAATACAATTCCGGTCTTTGCGGTGGCAACCAGTTTGCCGCTCTCCTGATCGCTGACACGGTAGACCAAATCGCATCCCCTTGAGGCCACATCACTTATCGCGACCTCAACCTCCAGTGTTTGTCCATAGAATACCTGTGAACGATATATAACGCCGAGATCGACAATCAGTATCCCCATCCCGTCAATGTCGCCCTCTTCCATCGCATAGGCTTTGAAGAATCGCGCCCGGGCTTCGTGTAGTATCGAAACCAGCACATCATGCGCCAGATGATTGCCATAGTTCAGATCGGTGATGCGAATCGGTATGCGATGAATGTACAGCGTCGTTTCTGGATAATGGATTTGAATGCGCCCCATGAGGCTTCCTTTCTCATCTCGATTTCCGGCCGGATGGTTCGGGCGGCGAAGGCCTCCGCCGGAGAAACCCATCTTGGATCAGGCCGTAAAAATCAGGCTGCAACAGGTCACGCCACCCTCGGCTTTGGCCAGCTCCGAGGTATCGACGACCCTAATAAGAATGCCCTGCGACTCCAGGCGGGACCGGGTCTTGGGGAAGGCGGCCGGATAAACGACGGCCCGACCGATCATCAGGGCGTTGGCGGCAAAGGGTTCCGCGGGATCGACATCAATCATATCAACATCCAAAAGGCCGGCGGCTTCAAAATCCTTTGCATCCACCCATTCTCTGTTGATCAACAGCTTGTTCTCCGCGATCTGCGTTGCCGCAGATTTTAAATGAAGACAATCCTTCATCGAAACACTTGTTATCGTATAACCGTACGGATCGAGAATATTGTGTAACTGCTCTACGGCCTCGGGATTACTGCGCATTGACAATCCGACATAAATTCTCTTTCCTATTCGCAAAACATCACCGCCGTCCAGAAGCCCCGGGGATTCTATAACGGTGAGATTTCTGTACGGTTTCAGCGCTGCGGCAACCGATGCCACCTCGCCCCTTCGCGAGGCGGCCCCGGGCCGCGTCATGATCGCCATTTCATCCAATACAATCGCCGTATCTTCTACAAAAACCGCATCGGGGAATTCATCCAATGCGGGAAGACGCCGCACCTCACAGCCGAGAGCCTTGAGACAATCCTCATAATGCCGATGCTGCTTGACCGCCATCTCGAAATCCAACGGTTCTCTTTCGATATGTGACAACTCGCAACGGCCGATATTGGGGCTGACCCCTCGGGTGACGGCGATCAAGTTTCTACTTCCTCCTTCCCAAGACGCCCTTCGCGGCCCGGTCTTGCCTATTCTACCCCTACCCTCCCTCGGGCTAAATCTCAACTCAGGCTATCTGCTATCCCCGAAACTCGTTAAGCCAATGCATTCATTCGGGCCGCTCGATGCGGCGGATTGAGAACGATCCGCGGAAACTCAAATCCCATTGATTTCGTGGGATATCCCCCTCCCGATTCCCAAACTTTATGGTATACTGACAATTAGGAAAATTCATCCGGCTCCTAGGGACTGGAGCCAAAGGTGAGGATGGCCTTCAAGGAGACCTGAGCATGAAGAGACTCGGACTCATGACCGTCGGCCTCGTCGTGTTTGCTCTGTTCTGTGCCGCGCCCGTATTGGGAGACCCGACCTTCGAGTGGGACATGCTCTATGACGGAGGGGCTCAATATCGGGATGTCGGCACGGCGGCTCTAACCGACGCCGATGGAAATCTCGTTGTCGGTGGCTCCCGGTCGGACCTTGTCGGCGGAACGGATCTGATCGTCCGCCTGCTGGATCGCGAAACGGGAACCACACTTTGGACCGCAACCTGGGCGATCAACGATCAGAACGATGTCGAGCTGTCCGGAATGGTTTGGGACGGATTCGGAAATTTGCTCGTCGCCGGCTATGTCGCCGGATGCGAGGGGTGAAGCCACGGCGATGATGTCATCGTCCTTAAAGTGGACGGTGCGACCGGGGAGGTTCTCTGGTCCCAGCATTACCAAACCAGCTTAGACGAGACCGCTTTTGCCATTGCTTGTGACAGCGATGGAAACGCCTATATAACCGGCCGAGCTGACAACGGTTCGCATGGCGACGATATTCTTATCATGAGATTCGCAGCATTCGATGGCGAAATTGATTGGATAGAATATGCCGGTGGAACAGCCGATCTGGAGGATCGTGCCTGGGCGATTGCGGTGGGCCCCGATGACAACCCCGTCATCACGGGGATAACAACCAACACTGAGGATCCGGCAAACTACTGCACATTTAAACTCAATCGCACGACCGGCGATGTGATTTGGACGAAGACGGTTCTCGGCGCGGTGAGCAATATTATGCAGCCGATCGGCTGGCTTGAGATTTGTGACAACGGTGACGTCCTTGTAGCGAGCCGGACGTGGGCCGGCGCCGCATCGTATGATGTCGTAGTGCACCGTTACGCCGCGGCCGACGGCGAACTTCTTTGGGACATCCAATACAATTCGGAAGAATCCGGGCCTGATGATCCACGCAACATGATCTGTGATTCAGACGGCAATATCCTTGTTGTCGGCGTGACAAGCGGCAATTATATGGTCCTGAAATTCGACCCCTCCAACGGCGATTTGATTTGGGCCAGCGACTATGACGGCCCACCGGGCTGGTATGATCTCGCTTCATGCGTCGCCGAGGGTCCCAACGGCAACGTTATCGTGAGTGGCTTCAGCGACGGCACAGGAACAGGCTGGGATGTAACGACCCTTGCCCTCGATCCCGATACGGGCGAAGAGCTTTGGGTCGAGCGCTACGACTCGATTGACCATTTAACTGATGAGGGTACGGCGCTGGCCGTCAGTGACCGGGGTGATATCTATGTCGTCGGTTATACTTATCTGGCCTTCTCGGATAGTGATATTCTTTCGCTTCGCTACCATCTCGAGCCATCCGCGGGCGTAGAGAGCACATCGGCACCCGATCGGAATTTCCAAGCCTTTCCAAACCCGTCGCACTCAGGCGTCTCGCTTGTCTTTGATGTGTGGCGGCCGGCCCCCATTCGCGTTACCGTGCACGACATTGCGGGACGCCGGGTCGCCATGCTCAAAGACGGCCTGGCTGTCCAAGGACAACATCACCTTGTCTGGGATGGTTCTGACAACGCCGGTGTATCTTTGAAGCCGGGCGCCTACTTCATCAATATTGATGACGGCGTTTCATCTCTGTCGCGAAAGGTTGTGCTGTTGAGATAGCCGGCCTAAGAAATCTTGAAATCCGGGGAGGCGCCCACTTCGGGGTCTCCCCATTTATTTATGCCGCTCCCATGCTTCCCGCGTCACGCGATAAATATAATGATGAACAGGTCTTGTAAAATCTTTCATTTTCTCTGGAAAATAATAAGTGCCTTCGCCGACCCGGACACCGCCGGCGGCCTCCTGCATTTTTATTGAGGCGGCATTTGAAACATTCGGCGTCGCTTCGACCGCTATACAGACCGTATTCTCAAACAGGAACTTCAGTAACCCCCGTTTGATCTCGCTTCCATATTTGTGCCCCCAATATTCAGGGAGAATTTTAACATCAGTGGTAGCGATACCTTGGTTGTTGGGATAACCAAGCTTGCATTCGCCGATCAAGTCATCAGTACCCTGCAGCGTGATGACGAGATAGCGGTCGTAGACGGTGTTATTGGGGTTGGTGATCTGTTGCTTGGCTTTCTCCCGGCGGACGTTCTCCTGATCTGTAATCTTTCTGAGAATCTCCTCCTTGGTGATTTTTAGCCCATTGGGAAATCCGACATTGTGCATGACATCAGGGTGAGTCCAGAGGTGGTATAGAAAACCGGCATCTTCAGGCGCCGCCGTTCTCACACTCAGCCGTGCTGTCTTGAAAATATTCATGCCGTCCGCCACATCAATTATAGGGCCGGCGTCCGCCTGCATTCCGGCTGTGACGTCCCTTCGAACCAGACGCAGTATTTTATTTTCTCGCCAAGATCCCTTGTGCTGACAGCGTGGGCATTCCCTTTAGCATCGATGGCGTGAATCGCGACAGGGCCCAGAAAACCCTCCTTTAGATCGACAATCTCTTGAGCGGCATCCCTGCAAGCCTCTTCAACGGTGGCGCCGTGCTTCATTGATTGTACAACGGCATGGGCCGTGCTCAGGCGAATTGTCATTTCGCCGGTATGCGTACAGCCGCAGGCGCCGTAGCGCTCGTCAACATAGAGGCCGGCGCCTATGATGGGGGAATCCCCCAATCGGCCGGGATACTTCCCGGCCCACCCTGATGTGCTTGTGCCGCCCGCCATGCGCCCCTGCTCATCCAGCGCGAGATAGATCGTCGTTCCCTTTGCCATGACGCTCTTCGCTGTTATCCAGGCATATTCGGCCAAAGGGCCCTCGGGCCAAGCGGCCAATCTTTCATCAGAAAGATGCTTTTCAAGCCAT
This window of the Candidatus Eisenbacteria bacterium genome carries:
- a CDS encoding GNAT family N-acetyltransferase, which codes for MNIFKTARLSVRTAAPEDAGFLYHLWTHPDVMHNVGFPNGLKITKEEILRKITDQENVRREKAKQQITNPNNTVYDRYLVITLQGTDDLIGECKLGYPNNQGIATTDVKILPEYWGHKYGSEIKRGLLKFLFENTVCIAVEATPNVSNAASIKMQEAAGGVRVGEGTYYFPEKMKDFTRPVHHYIYRVTREAWERHK
- a CDS encoding PQQ-binding-like beta-propeller repeat protein; protein product: MDGATGEVLWSQHYQTSLDETAFAIACDSDGNAYITGRADNGSHGDDILIMRFAAFDGEIDWIEYAGGTADLEDRAWAIAVGPDDNPVITGITTNTEDPANYCTFKLNRTTGDVIWTKTVLGAVSNIMQPIGWLEICDNGDVLVASRTWAGAASYDVVVHRYAAADGELLWDIQYNSEESGPDDPRNMICDSDGNILVVGVTSGNYMVLKFDPSNGDLIWASDYDGPPGWYDLASCVAEGPNGNVIVSGFSDGTGTGWDVTTLALDPDTGEELWVERYDSIDHLTDEGTALAVSDRGDIYVVGYTYLAFSDSDILSLRYHLEPSAGVESTSAPDRNFQAFPNPSHSGVSLVFDVWRPAPIRVTVHDIAGRRVAMLKDGLAVQGQHHLVWDGSDNAGVSLKPGAYFINIDDGVSSLSRKVVLLR
- a CDS encoding N(4)-(beta-N-acetylglucosaminyl)-L-asparaginase, producing MANGEGEIGLPAAVAALQGGASALTAVERGIGVVEADPSIHSVGRGGIPNLLGEVECDAAIMNGRTLQVGVVGALQGYLNAISVARQVMERLPHAVLAGDGARRFAAEIGARKADMVTEEARAFHRQWLEKHLSDERLAAWPEGPLAEYAWITAKSVMAKGTTIYLALDEQGRMAGGTSTSGWAGKYPGRLGDSPIIGAGLYVDERYGACGCTHTGEMTIRLSTAHAVVQSMKHGATVEEACRDAAQEIVDLKEGFLGPVAIHAIDAKGNAHAVSTRDLGEKIKYCVWFEGTSQPECRRTPAL
- a CDS encoding thioesterase family protein, which encodes MGRIQIHYPETTLYIHRIPIRITDLNYGNHLAHDVLVSILHEARARFFKAYAMEEGDIDGMGILIVDLGVIYRSQVFYGQTLEVEVAISDVASRGCDLVYRVSDQESGKLVATAKTGIVFFDYKKNCVVGIPESFKALINKNGKPRE
- a CDS encoding dimethylargininase, whose amino-acid sequence is MAVKQHRHYEDCLKALGCEVRRLPALDEFPDAVFVEDTAIVLDEMAIMTRPGAASRRGEVASVAAALKPYRNLTVIESPGLLDGGDVLRIGKRIYVGLSMRSNPEAVEQLHNILDPYGYTITSVSMKDCLHLKSAATQIAENKLLINREWVDAKDFEAAGLLDVDMIDVDPAEPFAANALMIGRAVVYPAAFPKTRSRLESQGILIRVVDTSELAKAEGGVTCCSLIFTA